One Gordonia mangrovi genomic region harbors:
- a CDS encoding DUF2550 domain-containing protein, which translates to MSLVAVLLGVLLVVALIVCVLLAYRLSQLRRMGTPVLLRQIPAADDEGWRHGTVHYSDDALRYFRLTSLRPGPTRTLVRQAIEITDRRRPFGSEADILEGMIVLELAAGADDHGGAYEVAMAPGAVTAFQSWLESRQNERSQRRRSA; encoded by the coding sequence GTGTCGTTGGTTGCGGTCTTGCTCGGTGTCCTGTTGGTCGTCGCGCTGATCGTGTGTGTCCTGCTGGCCTATCGGTTGAGTCAACTGCGCAGGATGGGCACACCGGTGCTGCTGCGGCAGATTCCGGCTGCCGACGATGAGGGGTGGCGCCACGGGACCGTCCACTACAGTGACGACGCGCTGCGCTACTTTCGGCTCACCTCGCTACGGCCCGGTCCGACGCGCACGCTCGTGCGGCAGGCGATCGAGATCACCGATCGCCGACGGCCCTTCGGCTCCGAGGCAGACATCCTGGAGGGCATGATCGTCCTCGAGCTCGCTGCCGGAGCAGACGACCACGGCGGCGCATATGAGGTGGCGATGGCGCCCGGCGCGGTGACGGCGTTCCAGTCCTGGCTGGAATCGCGGCAGAACGAGCGATCCCAGCGGCGGCGCAGCGCCTGA
- a CDS encoding F0F1 ATP synthase subunit B/delta, with protein sequence MDIVIGNLIGFGLIIFLFWKYVRPPLSRMVDAQKEVIAQQVTDSAAAESRFADAQAAHERALAEAKAEAKEMHENALADAKSISEDFSVQVDSEVKRISEHGKAQVALNRATLIRELRGDLGLTAVDGAGKLVRDHLSDPGAQSDSIDRVIDELESMAAGGPSGQVVHTADLIGLHSMRASSRDAALAVAADFDSASQSLDSAALTTAATEMTEVIRVIDGNPVLRKRLTEDEDNIDGQVALVQNLFGGKVSPIVVEILSAAVKQRWSTSTDFTTALRRQNALVVLTAAERDGSIEQVETELFAVGRLLDQNPQLASLLSYHTHDGASRVELLRSLVGDKVGPHTWYLLSHLIVLLHGQPSEVAVDHLAELAAARRGESVAHVVSAAPLTDAQSARLSTVLGKIYHRTISVQTEIEPEIIGGLRIGVGDEVIDADVATRLAKAAESLPR encoded by the coding sequence GTGGACATCGTCATTGGGAACCTGATCGGGTTCGGGCTCATCATCTTCCTGTTCTGGAAGTACGTGCGCCCACCGCTGTCGCGGATGGTGGATGCGCAAAAAGAGGTGATCGCCCAGCAGGTCACCGACAGCGCCGCCGCCGAGTCGCGGTTCGCCGACGCGCAGGCCGCCCACGAGCGTGCCCTCGCCGAGGCCAAGGCCGAGGCCAAGGAGATGCACGAGAACGCACTCGCCGATGCGAAGAGCATCTCCGAGGACTTCTCCGTGCAGGTGGACTCCGAGGTGAAGCGGATCAGCGAACACGGTAAGGCGCAGGTCGCGCTCAACCGGGCCACCCTGATCCGTGAGCTGCGCGGCGATCTCGGTCTGACCGCCGTGGATGGCGCCGGCAAGCTGGTCCGTGACCACCTGTCCGATCCCGGTGCGCAATCCGACAGCATCGACCGCGTCATCGACGAGCTCGAGAGCATGGCCGCGGGCGGTCCGAGTGGTCAGGTCGTGCACACCGCCGACCTGATCGGTCTGCACTCGATGCGCGCCTCGAGCCGCGACGCCGCGCTGGCGGTGGCGGCCGACTTCGATTCCGCATCCCAGTCGCTGGATTCGGCGGCGCTGACCACGGCGGCCACCGAGATGACCGAGGTCATCCGGGTCATCGACGGCAACCCGGTGTTGCGCAAGCGGCTCACCGAGGACGAGGACAACATCGACGGACAGGTCGCGCTGGTGCAGAACCTGTTCGGCGGAAAGGTCTCGCCCATCGTCGTCGAGATTCTCAGCGCCGCGGTCAAGCAGCGGTGGTCGACGTCGACCGACTTCACCACCGCACTGCGTCGGCAGAACGCGCTGGTCGTACTCACCGCAGCCGAGCGGGACGGCAGCATCGAGCAGGTGGAGACCGAGTTGTTCGCGGTCGGGCGCCTGCTCGACCAGAATCCCCAGCTCGCGTCGCTGCTGTCCTATCACACCCACGACGGTGCGAGTCGGGTCGAACTCCTGCGATCGCTGGTGGGCGACAAGGTCGGTCCGCACACCTGGTATCTGCTCTCGCACCTGATCGTGCTCCTGCACGGGCAGCCGTCCGAGGTGGCCGTCGATCACCTGGCCGAGTTGGCCGCGGCGCGCCGAGGGGAGTCGGTGGCCCACGTCGTATCGGCCGCACCGCTGACCGACGCGCAGAGCGCCCGCCTGTCGACCGTGCTCGGCAAGATCTACCACCGGACCATTTCGGTGCAGACCGAGATCGAGCCGGAGATCATCGGCGGACTGCGCATCGGTGTCGGTGACGAGGTGATCGACGCCGACGTCGCGACCAGGTTGGCCAAGGCGGCCGAGAGCCTGCCCCGCTGA
- a CDS encoding F0F1 ATP synthase subunit B: MNLAAENFLIPNGTFFVCLLIFVIVFLVIRTMVVPPILKVLDERDARVAKTVEDNRAAAASYSDAETEYRAALKDARGDATGIRDKARADGNEQLSEAKKRATDEADAVLADSVAQLKSDGDEAAATARSEVDRLSAVLASRVLGTEVAPSAATASESTGTVK; this comes from the coding sequence ATGAATCTCGCCGCAGAGAACTTCCTCATCCCCAATGGCACATTCTTCGTGTGTCTGCTGATCTTCGTCATCGTCTTCCTCGTGATCAGGACGATGGTCGTGCCGCCGATCCTCAAGGTGCTCGACGAACGTGATGCCAGGGTCGCCAAGACCGTTGAGGACAACCGGGCGGCTGCGGCGAGCTACTCCGACGCCGAGACCGAATACCGGGCAGCGCTCAAGGACGCCCGGGGTGACGCCACCGGTATTCGGGACAAGGCCCGAGCCGACGGCAATGAGCAGTTGTCCGAGGCCAAGAAGCGTGCCACCGACGAGGCGGACGCGGTGCTGGCCGACAGCGTTGCACAATTGAAGTCGGATGGCGACGAGGCGGCCGCGACGGCTCGCTCCGAGGTGGACCGGCTTTCGGCGGTCCTCGCCAGCCGCGTGCTGGGCACCGAGGTGGCGCCGTCGGCTGCCACGGCATCCGAGTCGACAGGAACGGTCAAGTAG
- a CDS encoding F0F1 ATP synthase subunit epsilon, giving the protein MAEKSFHVEVVAADDRLYSGEATFVIAQTTSGELGVMANHEPLLGQLVPGGFVVVVEEGGNRRSLAVQGGFLSVTGESVTILAESAQWSDGIDAAAERAAMEAAEPGTDEYNRAHSRLAAVEHAAK; this is encoded by the coding sequence ATGGCAGAGAAGTCCTTTCACGTCGAGGTCGTCGCCGCCGACGACAGGCTCTACTCGGGTGAGGCGACCTTCGTCATCGCGCAGACCACCTCTGGTGAGCTGGGCGTGATGGCGAACCACGAACCACTGTTGGGCCAGCTGGTGCCCGGTGGTTTCGTGGTGGTCGTCGAGGAGGGCGGCAACCGCCGTTCGCTGGCCGTGCAGGGCGGTTTCCTGTCGGTGACGGGTGAGTCCGTGACGATCCTCGCTGAGTCGGCGCAGTGGTCCGACGGCATCGACGCCGCCGCCGAGCGTGCGGCGATGGAAGCCGCCGAACCGGGCACCGACGAGTACAACCGTGCTCATTCCCGCTTGGCCGCAGTCGAACACGCGGCCAAGTAG
- the atpD gene encoding F0F1 ATP synthase subunit beta: MTAAVTSPTGAETGSADGRVVRIIGPVVDVEFPRGSIPDLFNALHAEIKLEAVAKTLTLEVAQHLGDNLVRTISMQPTDGLVRGATVSDTGKSIVVPVGDVVKGHVFNALGDCLDTPGLGRDGEQWSIHRKPPAFDELEGKTEILETGIKVIDLLTPYVKGGKIGLFGGAGVGKTVLIQEMITRIAREFSGTSVFAGVGERTREGTDLHLEMEEMGVLQDTALVFGQMDEPPGTRMRVALSALTMAEYFRDVKHQDVLLFIDNIFRFTQAGSEVSTLLGRMPSAVGYQPTLADEMGELQERITSTRGRSITSLQAIYVPADDYTDPAPATTFAHLDATTELSRPISQLGIYPAVDPLTSTSRILEASIVGDEHFRVANEVKRILQKYKELQDIIAILGMDELSEEDKVTVQRARRIQKFLGQNFLVAEKFTGQKGSVVPLADTIEAFDRVCKGEFDHLPEQAFNSCGGLDDVEAAAAKISGK; the protein is encoded by the coding sequence ATGACTGCAGCAGTAACCTCTCCCACGGGGGCCGAGACGGGTTCGGCCGACGGCCGGGTCGTCCGCATCATCGGCCCCGTCGTCGACGTCGAGTTCCCGCGCGGCTCGATCCCAGATCTGTTCAACGCCCTGCACGCCGAGATCAAACTCGAAGCGGTGGCCAAGACGCTGACCCTCGAGGTCGCCCAGCACCTCGGTGACAACCTGGTCCGCACGATCTCCATGCAGCCGACCGACGGTCTGGTGCGTGGGGCCACGGTCAGCGACACCGGCAAGTCGATCGTCGTGCCTGTCGGCGACGTCGTGAAGGGTCACGTCTTCAACGCGCTCGGTGACTGCCTCGACACGCCGGGACTCGGCCGCGACGGCGAACAGTGGAGCATCCACCGCAAGCCGCCGGCCTTCGACGAACTCGAGGGCAAGACCGAGATCCTCGAGACCGGCATCAAGGTCATCGACCTGCTGACCCCGTACGTCAAGGGTGGCAAGATCGGTCTGTTCGGTGGCGCCGGTGTGGGCAAGACGGTGCTCATCCAGGAGATGATCACCCGTATCGCCCGCGAGTTCTCCGGCACATCGGTGTTCGCCGGCGTCGGTGAGCGCACCCGTGAGGGCACCGACCTCCACCTCGAGATGGAGGAGATGGGCGTTCTGCAGGACACCGCCCTGGTGTTCGGTCAGATGGACGAGCCGCCGGGCACCCGTATGCGCGTGGCCCTGTCGGCGCTGACCATGGCGGAGTACTTCCGCGATGTGAAGCACCAGGACGTGCTGCTGTTCATCGACAACATCTTCCGGTTCACCCAGGCCGGTTCGGAGGTCTCCACCCTGCTCGGCCGCATGCCGTCCGCGGTGGGTTACCAGCCGACCCTGGCCGACGAGATGGGTGAGCTGCAGGAGCGGATCACCTCGACCAGGGGTCGTTCGATCACCTCGCTGCAGGCCATCTACGTGCCCGCCGACGACTACACCGACCCGGCGCCGGCCACCACGTTCGCGCACCTCGATGCGACCACCGAGCTCTCGCGTCCGATTTCGCAGCTGGGTATCTACCCGGCGGTGGATCCGCTGACGTCGACCTCGCGCATCCTGGAGGCCTCGATCGTGGGTGACGAGCACTTCCGCGTCGCCAACGAGGTCAAGCGCATCCTGCAGAAGTACAAGGAACTGCAGGACATCATCGCCATCCTCGGTATGGATGAGCTCTCCGAAGAGGACAAGGTCACGGTGCAGCGCGCGCGCCGTATCCAGAAGTTCCTCGGACAGAACTTCCTGGTCGCGGAGAAGTTCACGGGACAGAAGGGCTCGGTCGTTCCGCTCGCCGACACCATCGAGGCCTTCGACCGGGTCTGCAAGGGTGAGTTCGATCACCTGCCCGAGCAGGCGTTCAACAGCTGCGGTGGCCTCGACGACGTGGAGGCAGCCGCCGCCAAGATCAGCGGAAAGTAG
- a CDS encoding ATP synthase subunit I, with amino-acid sequence MSTAAPDSTSYYPAAPTGLRRPAIIAAIVAAIVIGISIAVGHIWFAVFFVAGTVAIFVNAILVRRAVEVVAAQEHPRKQALAVNSAVRLGAITVLALVAAFLVRPDGLGAMFGLAIGQVVLVLNTVIPVMKGLRKQL; translated from the coding sequence ATGAGCACAGCTGCCCCTGACTCGACGTCGTATTACCCCGCCGCACCGACCGGTCTGCGCCGTCCGGCGATCATTGCCGCGATCGTCGCCGCCATCGTCATCGGCATCAGCATCGCCGTCGGACACATCTGGTTCGCGGTCTTCTTCGTCGCCGGCACGGTTGCGATCTTCGTGAACGCGATCCTGGTCCGTCGAGCGGTCGAGGTCGTGGCCGCGCAAGAACACCCTCGCAAGCAAGCTCTTGCCGTCAACTCAGCCGTCCGCCTCGGGGCGATCACCGTCCTCGCACTGGTGGCGGCTTTCCTGGTCCGGCCCGATGGGCTGGGCGCGATGTTCGGACTCGCCATCGGCCAGGTCGTTCTGGTGCTCAACACGGTGATTCCGGTGATGAAAGGACTGCGTAAGCAGCTATGA
- a CDS encoding cob(I)yrinic acid a,c-diamide adenosyltransferase, whose product MAVHLTRIYTRTGDDGTTGLSDFSRVPKTDVRVAAYADCDEANAVIGMALALADEVPEEIAVVLATVQNDLFDAGADLSTPVVEKPEYPPLRIEQGYIDAVETWCDRFGDDLPALDSFILPGGSQLSAALHHARTVARRAERSAWAAVDADPDATSVLPARYLNRLSDLLFILARVANRPPSGTGDVKWVPGGDRPRPQAAHRVRGPGGVTDRDR is encoded by the coding sequence ATGGCAGTTCATCTCACGCGCATCTACACGCGTACCGGAGACGACGGCACAACGGGTCTCAGCGATTTCTCCCGGGTGCCGAAAACCGACGTCCGGGTCGCCGCATACGCCGATTGCGACGAGGCCAACGCGGTGATCGGGATGGCGCTCGCGTTGGCCGACGAGGTTCCCGAGGAGATCGCGGTGGTGCTGGCGACCGTGCAGAACGACCTCTTCGACGCGGGGGCGGACCTGTCGACGCCGGTGGTCGAGAAGCCGGAGTATCCGCCGCTGCGGATCGAGCAGGGTTACATCGACGCAGTGGAGACGTGGTGCGACCGCTTCGGTGACGATCTGCCCGCGCTGGATTCCTTCATCCTGCCCGGCGGCTCGCAACTCAGCGCCGCGCTGCACCATGCCCGTACTGTCGCCCGTCGGGCCGAGCGCTCGGCCTGGGCAGCCGTCGACGCCGACCCGGATGCGACCAGCGTGCTGCCGGCGCGCTATCTCAACCGCCTGTCGGACCTACTGTTCATCCTGGCCCGGGTGGCGAACCGGCCGCCGTCGGGAACCGGCGACGTGAAGTGGGTGCCGGGCGGCGATCGTCCCCGTCCGCAGGCAGCACACCGGGTCCGCGGTCCGGGCGGAGTCACCGACCGCGACCGCTAA
- a CDS encoding F0F1 ATP synthase subunit C codes for MDPNLIGMGALIGGGIIMGGGAIGAGVGDGIAGSQLIAGIARQPEAQGRLFTPFFITVGLVEAAYFINLAFMALFVFATPISGQS; via the coding sequence ATGGATCCCAATCTGATCGGTATGGGCGCGTTGATCGGCGGCGGCATCATCATGGGTGGCGGCGCGATCGGTGCCGGTGTCGGTGACGGCATCGCCGGCTCGCAGCTGATCGCCGGCATCGCCCGGCAGCCGGAGGCCCAGGGACGTCTGTTCACCCCGTTCTTCATCACCGTGGGTCTGGTCGAGGCCGCGTACTTCATCAACTTGGCGTTCATGGCCCTGTTCGTGTTCGCAACGCCGATCTCCGGCCAGTCCTGA
- the atpB gene encoding F0F1 ATP synthase subunit A → MTSLFFLAETEREAEDEAAIEVGHHIQVDWFGMTVNLDTVIGSSVAAVIVLAMAFFVRNRMTSKKPNSVQLYFEVITVQMRNQIESAIGMKIAGFVLPLAVTLFTYILVANWLAIVPSQYGTSTGSTSEWLKPPASDANFAYALAIFVFVWYHAAGVKRRGIIGHPVKLVKGHAVGIAPVNIIEEIAKPVSLSLRLFGNLFAGTIMLGLIALMPIYVMWAPNALWKSFDLFVGLIQAFIFALLTVLYFSQAMELDEDHH, encoded by the coding sequence ATGACCTCATTGTTCTTCCTGGCCGAGACAGAGCGAGAAGCCGAGGACGAGGCCGCTATCGAGGTGGGCCACCACATCCAGGTCGACTGGTTCGGGATGACCGTCAACCTCGACACGGTGATCGGTAGCAGCGTGGCCGCGGTCATCGTGCTGGCGATGGCGTTCTTCGTGCGCAACCGGATGACCTCCAAGAAGCCGAACTCGGTTCAGCTGTACTTCGAGGTCATCACCGTCCAGATGCGCAACCAGATCGAGAGTGCGATCGGGATGAAGATCGCCGGCTTCGTCTTGCCGCTGGCGGTCACCCTGTTCACCTACATCCTCGTGGCCAACTGGCTTGCGATCGTGCCGTCGCAGTACGGCACCAGCACCGGGTCCACCAGCGAATGGCTCAAGCCGCCGGCCAGCGACGCGAACTTCGCCTACGCGCTGGCCATCTTCGTGTTCGTCTGGTACCACGCTGCGGGCGTGAAGCGCCGCGGCATCATCGGCCACCCGGTCAAACTGGTCAAGGGTCACGCGGTCGGTATCGCCCCGGTGAACATCATCGAGGAGATCGCCAAGCCGGTCTCGCTGTCTCTCCGACTTTTCGGCAACCTGTTCGCGGGCACCATCATGCTCGGACTGATCGCGCTGATGCCGATCTACGTGATGTGGGCGCCGAACGCACTGTGGAAATCGTTCGACCTGTTCGTCGGTCTGATCCAGGCCTTCATCTTCGCGCTGCTGACCGTCCTGTACTTCAGCCAGGCGATGGAGCTCGACGAAGACCACCACTAG
- the atpA gene encoding F0F1 ATP synthase subunit alpha, translating to MAELTISPDEIKGAIEQYVSSFEADASRDEVGIVTDTSDGIAHVSGLPGAMANELLQFEGGVLGVALNLDEDEIGAVILGDYESLEEGQQVSRTGEVLSVPVGDKFLGRVVDPLGAPIDGLGDIEADEQRVLELQAASVLERQPVEESLATGIKAIDAMTAIGRGQRQLVIGDRKTGKTAVCIDAILNQKANWESGDPAKQVRCIYVAIGQKGSTIAGVKTALEEAGAMEYTTIVAAPASDSAGFKWLAPYTGSAIGQHWMYQGKHVLIVFDDLTKQAEAYRAISLLLRRPPGREAYPGDVFYLHSRLLERCAKLSDEMGGGSMTGLPIIETKANDVSAFIPTNVISITDGQVFLESDLFNKGVRPAINVGTSVSRVGGAAQTKGLKKVSGSLRLELAQFRELEAFSAFASDLDDASKAQLERGARWVEMLKQDQYSPFSVEDEIVSIYLCGEGHYDSVPVDDVRNFETQLLSHLHHEAKGVYDSIAGGKVLSEDQAEALVDETNKFKNSYLTHDGKRVVNEAEAKAMDSESVEHEQIKVRK from the coding sequence ATGGCGGAGTTGACGATCTCACCAGACGAAATCAAGGGAGCGATCGAGCAGTATGTCTCGTCGTTCGAAGCCGATGCCTCCCGTGACGAGGTGGGCATCGTCACCGACACCTCGGACGGCATCGCCCACGTGAGCGGGCTGCCCGGCGCGATGGCCAACGAGCTGTTGCAGTTCGAGGGCGGCGTGCTCGGCGTGGCCCTGAACCTCGACGAGGACGAGATCGGCGCGGTCATCCTCGGTGACTACGAGTCGCTCGAAGAGGGTCAGCAGGTCAGCCGTACCGGTGAGGTCCTGTCGGTCCCGGTCGGCGACAAGTTCCTCGGTCGCGTCGTCGACCCGCTCGGCGCCCCGATCGACGGCCTCGGCGACATCGAGGCCGACGAGCAGCGTGTGCTCGAGTTGCAGGCCGCCTCGGTGCTCGAACGACAGCCCGTCGAGGAGTCCCTCGCCACCGGCATCAAGGCCATCGACGCGATGACCGCGATCGGCCGCGGACAGCGTCAGCTCGTCATCGGCGACCGCAAGACCGGCAAGACCGCGGTCTGCATCGACGCCATCCTGAACCAGAAGGCCAACTGGGAGTCCGGCGATCCCGCCAAGCAGGTTCGCTGCATCTACGTCGCGATCGGCCAGAAGGGCTCCACCATCGCGGGCGTCAAGACCGCCCTCGAAGAGGCCGGCGCGATGGAGTACACCACCATCGTGGCGGCTCCTGCATCGGACTCGGCCGGCTTCAAGTGGCTCGCGCCGTACACCGGCTCGGCCATCGGCCAGCATTGGATGTACCAGGGCAAGCACGTGCTGATCGTGTTCGACGACCTCACCAAGCAGGCCGAGGCCTACCGCGCCATCTCGCTGCTGCTGCGCCGTCCGCCGGGCCGCGAGGCATACCCGGGTGACGTCTTCTACCTGCACTCCCGCCTGCTGGAGCGTTGCGCGAAGCTGTCCGACGAGATGGGTGGCGGCTCGATGACCGGTCTGCCGATCATCGAGACCAAGGCCAACGACGTCTCGGCGTTCATCCCGACCAACGTCATCTCGATCACCGACGGCCAGGTGTTCCTCGAGTCGGACCTGTTCAACAAGGGTGTCCGTCCGGCCATCAACGTCGGTACCTCGGTGTCGCGCGTCGGTGGTGCCGCCCAGACCAAGGGCCTGAAGAAGGTCTCCGGTTCGCTGCGTCTGGAACTGGCCCAGTTCCGTGAGCTCGAGGCGTTCTCGGCGTTCGCCTCCGACCTCGACGACGCGTCCAAGGCGCAGCTCGAGCGCGGCGCACGCTGGGTCGAGATGCTCAAGCAGGACCAGTACAGCCCGTTCTCGGTCGAGGACGAGATCGTGTCCATCTACCTCTGCGGTGAGGGCCACTACGACTCGGTCCCGGTCGACGATGTGCGCAACTTCGAGACGCAGCTGCTCAGCCATCTGCATCACGAGGCCAAGGGCGTCTACGACTCGATCGCCGGCGGCAAGGTGCTCTCCGAGGACCAGGCCGAGGCGCTGGTCGACGAGACCAACAAGTTCAAGAACAGCTACCTCACCCACGACGGCAAGCGCGTCGTGAACGAGGCCGAGGCCAAGGCGATGGACTCGGAGAGCGTCGAACACGAGCAGATCAAAGTCCGCAAGTGA
- a CDS encoding F0F1 ATP synthase subunit gamma, translating into MASIRELRSRIRSVNSTKKITKAQELIATSRITKAQARVAAAKPYSHEMTEVLSELASNAGSLEHPLLVERDEPKRAAILIVTSDRGMCGGYNANVLRAARELMALVRDEGKEPVLFVMGQKGVGFFSFRGTEIADSWTGFSQAPDYTDAAAATGFLVDLFLAGSGEQVDRPDGEGTLEGVDELHLVYTRFVSMLTQAPEVRRVAPLVVSEADAEQDAEIHTPSRNYSFEPAPEALLDALLPKYVATRVFAALLDSAASESAARRTAMKAATDNAEELATSLSREANQLRQAQITQEISEIVGGSSALAN; encoded by the coding sequence ATGGCCAGCATTCGTGAGCTGCGCTCGCGCATCCGGTCGGTGAACTCGACGAAGAAGATCACCAAGGCCCAGGAGCTGATCGCGACCTCGCGCATCACCAAGGCGCAGGCGCGGGTGGCGGCGGCCAAGCCGTACTCCCACGAGATGACCGAGGTCCTCTCGGAGCTCGCCAGCAATGCCGGTTCGCTCGAGCATCCGTTGCTCGTCGAACGTGACGAGCCCAAACGTGCGGCGATCCTGATCGTCACCAGCGACCGCGGTATGTGCGGTGGCTACAACGCGAACGTGCTGCGCGCCGCGCGCGAGCTCATGGCGCTCGTGCGGGACGAGGGCAAGGAGCCGGTGCTGTTCGTGATGGGGCAGAAGGGCGTCGGGTTCTTCAGCTTCCGCGGTACCGAGATCGCCGATTCGTGGACCGGGTTCTCCCAGGCGCCCGACTACACCGACGCCGCCGCCGCCACCGGCTTCCTGGTGGATCTGTTCCTGGCCGGCTCCGGTGAGCAGGTGGACCGGCCCGACGGCGAGGGCACCCTCGAAGGCGTCGACGAACTGCACCTGGTGTACACGCGTTTCGTCTCGATGCTGACCCAGGCACCCGAGGTGCGCCGGGTGGCGCCGCTGGTGGTGTCGGAGGCCGACGCCGAGCAGGACGCCGAGATCCACACGCCGTCGCGCAACTACTCTTTCGAGCCGGCGCCGGAGGCTCTGCTCGACGCGTTGTTGCCCAAGTACGTGGCCACCCGCGTGTTTGCCGCGCTGCTGGACTCGGCGGCGTCGGAGTCGGCCGCGCGACGGACCGCGATGAAGGCGGCCACCGACAACGCCGAGGAACTGGCCACGTCGCTCTCCCGCGAGGCCAACCAGCTCCGCCAGGCGCAGATCACGCAGGAGATCAGCGAGATCGTCGGCGGCTCCAGCGCCCTGGCCAACTGA
- a CDS encoding MraY family glycosyltransferase, with translation MFDTVTGLTSGAPGADVGLLAASVVDTGGAGVPLRELALVALTAAAVTYLLTSLVRVFAIRVGAVAVPRVRDVHVIPTPRLGGLGMFAGVVAAIALAANLPALTRGFAYTSDMSAVIVSGTVIVLVGVIDDRWGLDALTKFAGQLTAAGVLVIMGVSWYLLYVPFADIGTVVLDPLQAGLLTVAITVATINAVNFIDGLDGLAAGLGLIAASAIAMFSLGLLNDQGGDVSYYPPALISTVLAGACLGFLPHNFSPARIFMGDSGAMLIGLMLAAASTSASGRIAMNAYGPADVFTLLSPLILVAAVVFVPMLDMLMAVVRRTRAGVGFYTPDKMHLHHRLLELGHSQRRVALIIYLWVGVLAFSAAASTLFPISVVAPMFGGGLIVALLATMAPRLHRRYAEFRTSGRAERAGSDGPVTPRT, from the coding sequence GTGTTCGATACCGTCACCGGCCTGACGTCGGGCGCCCCGGGTGCCGACGTGGGGCTGCTGGCGGCATCGGTCGTCGACACCGGTGGGGCCGGCGTGCCGCTGCGCGAGCTGGCGTTGGTCGCGTTGACGGCGGCCGCTGTCACCTATCTGCTGACCTCCCTGGTCCGCGTGTTCGCGATCCGCGTCGGCGCGGTGGCGGTGCCCCGGGTCCGCGACGTCCACGTGATCCCGACTCCCCGACTGGGTGGACTCGGGATGTTTGCCGGCGTGGTGGCGGCCATCGCGCTGGCGGCCAACCTGCCCGCACTCACCCGTGGCTTCGCCTACACCAGCGACATGAGTGCGGTCATCGTCTCCGGCACCGTGATCGTGCTGGTGGGCGTCATCGACGACCGATGGGGGCTCGATGCCCTCACCAAGTTCGCGGGTCAGCTCACCGCCGCCGGGGTGCTCGTGATCATGGGGGTGAGCTGGTATCTGCTCTACGTCCCCTTTGCCGACATCGGCACCGTCGTCCTCGACCCGTTGCAGGCGGGGCTGCTCACCGTCGCCATCACGGTGGCGACCATCAATGCGGTCAACTTCATCGACGGACTGGATGGGTTGGCGGCGGGGCTGGGCCTGATCGCCGCGTCGGCGATCGCCATGTTCTCCCTCGGTCTGCTCAACGACCAGGGCGGGGATGTGAGCTATTACCCACCCGCGCTGATCTCGACCGTGCTGGCCGGCGCCTGCCTGGGCTTCCTGCCGCACAACTTCTCACCCGCCCGGATCTTCATGGGGGATTCGGGGGCGATGCTGATCGGACTGATGCTCGCCGCGGCATCGACGAGCGCGTCGGGCCGCATCGCGATGAACGCCTACGGTCCGGCCGACGTGTTCACCCTGCTGTCGCCGTTGATCCTGGTCGCCGCGGTTGTGTTCGTGCCCATGCTCGACATGTTGATGGCGGTGGTGCGGCGTACGCGTGCGGGTGTCGGCTTCTACACGCCGGACAAGATGCATCTGCACCATCGACTGCTCGAACTCGGGCACTCTCAGCGCCGGGTCGCGCTGATCATCTACCTATGGGTCGGTGTGCTGGCGTTTTCCGCCGCAGCCAGTACGCTGTTCCCGATCTCGGTTGTGGCGCCGATGTTCGGTGGGGGACTCATCGTCGCGTTGCTGGCCACCATGGCGCCGCGCCTGCATCGCCGCTACGCCGAGTTCCGCACGAGCGGCCGGGCCGAGCGTGCCGGGTCCGACGGACCGGTCACCCCGCGCACCTGA